The sequence TTCGCCGTCCCACGCCCGTCAAACCGCAGGAGGTTGCAGTTAAAGGTGGAGGCAGCTACGATGTGGATGCAGCTAATGAGGCAGCTTGGCAGAGCTCCCAGGCCAGTCTGGTTCCATGTCCTACATGTGGGCGAACCTTTCTACCTGACCGTCTTCCTGTGCACCAGAAGGGCTGTAAACCCAAAGATGGCAGCTCTGCTCACAAAACCACCCCCTCTGCTACTGCCACATCCTCTCCTCCAAAAGGAGGGGCTGTACCgaaaccatcatcatcatcatcagtccctCAGAAGCCGCGGACTGTCGTGTGCTACATCTGCGGCAGGGAGTTTGGCTCCAAGTCTATCGACATCCACGAGCCGCAGTGCCTGAAAAAATGGCGGTTAGAAAATAAGCAGCTTCCACGCGACCAAAGACGACCCGAACCCAAGAAGATTGGAACGTCGTTGATGAGTGCAGAAGAGAGGAATGAAGCAGCGTGGAAGAGCGCTCAGTCCCAGATGGTGCCCTGTGGGAACTGTGGACGCACTTTCAACCCAGACAGGTATGCTAAAGGTCAAGTACAAGTAGTATGACAGATATGATATATGCAGCTCATTTGTCACAGTAAACAGTTTCCTCATATAGTTGCATTCTTGCTCTGAGTAACCGTCACCAATTAGTAAATGCAGTAAAACATCTATTGTGCGACTACAATGTGTGTTAATTCATGTCATCTTAAAACTTGCATGTGCAGAGATGCTTCTTTCTTCAAATGATGGAATAATCAAAGCCATAGATGACTGTGCCTTGACAGATTTTCTGTTTCACCAGGCTGCCAGTCCACCAGCGTAGCTGCAAGCCTAAGGGTGGTGCTTCAGGTGGCCCTAACCTGTCAAAAACATATCCAACTCCATCGGTAAATAATGCTTTCCTTTTGATCATAcactcattaaaaaaaaatgtacatttttcatattCCATACCTTCAATTTCCATAATATCTTTcagcaaaaacaacagttacagTGAGTCATAATTCTCCTTAGAATTGTCTCATGAAAAGAACCTTTAAATGTTTAATGTGTGCATGTCTAGTATCACCTCATGGTGAACTTGAATGTTCAACATTACGGTACCACATTCCACCATGCAGAAGTCGAAGACTCCAGTTGTCCGACGCCCTGCCACCGTGGTGTGCTACATCTGTGGGAGGGAGTTTGGGACCAAGTCCATCTCCATCCATGAACCACAGTGTATGAAGAAATGGCACATAGAGAACGATCAACTGCCCAAGTCCATGCGCCGTCCAGAACCCAAGAAACCCGAAGTCAGGCCCATCACAGGTGTGGCTCCCCTTATGTTTCTCTCAACTTCAAAGGAGATTTTAAGTTGCATGCAATCTCTCATGATGCAAGCAGTTTGTGTATTTGCAGAAGTCTCTTTTCAGTCTCAGTAGAGACAGTGAAACAGTAGACCAGTTTATACCAGTTTATCATTAATAATTGTTATTAAATGAAATTCTAAAGCATTAAACAACATGTTCTAAACATCAACAGAACGTTGGGAAATCTTAATCACATGttcattttttctctttttcattccttccttcctttccctGTTCTGGACAGTAGGAGGAAATGGTAACTACTACTTTAAATACAACTTCACCTTTGCTGGATAGCGATCACTCTTGCACGCTAATAAATGGTTACAGTTATGATAATCTAGATCAGGGGTTTTCCAGTGTCTgcatttgatgaaattttgctTCATATGGGGGACAAATATTGTCATTTCTGTCTTCTTGATAGGCAAAATTGGTGTGTGGAAAATTTAATACCTTTTGAAATCTATCCCCCCAAGATTATGAAAATAAGTACCAAACATCTTTTTAGGGgtacaaaaatcacaaaatgtccTTGGGCAGTATACCCCAGACTTCCCAAGATTTTCTTTGGCACtccatcaaacaaacaaaaagagatGATCAGAAAAAACTAGAGCTAGAAAGCCCTAATCTATATATATCATTAAATAGGAATATAATGCCTAGTGCTACAATTAGTTTTCTGGtaattcaatgtacatgtaagtaagtTGAAATTTTCTGCACAATGTCATACAATTGGTCTTTTTTGAGACATGAATGGGTTACAAAGGACTGCTTAATAATCTAGTGATATCAGGCAATCAATAAATGATGCTAAGAAACAAATTAATTCCACCACACTTAATCTTGCTCTCAACTTGTTAATAATGTAAGCAATGTCCAACTTTAGTCTGACTGTTATGTATTGATTCCACTTACTGTTTTTGACAGCTTCTGGCTCCTATGATATTGATGCAATGAACGAGGCAGCATGGCAGGCAGCCCAGGCTAACCTGGTGCCGTGCCCCATCTGCGGTCGGACCTTCTTGCCAGACCGACTCGTGGTCCACCAGAGGAGCTGCAAACCCAGGAAGACAACAACGGAGTAAATCCCTGGTCAAAGTCGACATGTGATTGGTGTAACAACATCTATGGTTAATGATCATTGCTCAATCTGTGTCAAGGACAGAAAAGGTTGACAAAGGATACTTGTTGATGATTGGTTATGTCATGGCTACCCAGAAAATCCTAAAAGCCTCAAATTGTACCCTACTCCAAAATATTGTAGaaatacataataaaaaaaaacatgtacacaaGAAAATGTTTATGTTGTATGCACCATTTTCATTGCATGCAAAT comes from Branchiostoma floridae strain S238N-H82 chromosome 2, Bfl_VNyyK, whole genome shotgun sequence and encodes:
- the LOC118409429 gene encoding zinc finger protein 474-like isoform X2, giving the protein MLVCYVCGRQFGSHSIRLHEPKCLEKWHRENYKLPVGQRKRSPVKPFSLPHIDGRQTTPQENKGTKKETVSRLERPKTRTLERPKTRTLSKRPPRPGTATLENPSLPDHQIIDIDESPRTSQGVAIVSPRLDLPPVSPRSRQHYRSGSSSSTPISRPESKGGASSSRSSSQKSENNMSSKSKSGSAKAKRIARPSTVTLSDNSEGGSTKPKANLPTVAPKRPTFRVCYICGREFGSKSLAIHEPQCIEKWKAENARLPKHLRRPTPVKPQEVAVKGGGSYDVDAANEAAWQSSQASLVPCPTCGRTFLPDRLPVHQKGCKPKDGSSAHKTTPSATATSSPPKGGAVPKPSSSSSVPQKPRTVVCYICGREFGSKSIDIHEPQCLKKWRLENKQLPRDQRRPEPKKIGTSLMSAEERNEAAWKSAQSQMVPCGNCGRTFNPDRLPVHQRSCKPKGGASGGPNLSKTYPTPSKSKTPVVRRPATVVCYICGREFGTKSISIHEPQCMKKWHIENDQLPKSMRRPEPKKPEVRPITGGNASGSYDIDAMNEAAWQAAQANLVPCPICGRTFLPDRLVVHQRSCKPRKTTTE
- the LOC118409429 gene encoding zinc finger protein 474-like isoform X1, which translates into the protein MLVCYVCGRQFGSHSIRLHEPKCLEKWHRENYKLPVGQRKRSPVKPFSLPHIDGRQTTPQENKGTKKETVSRLERPKTRTLERPKTRTLSKRPPRPGTATLENPSLPDHQIIDIDESPRTSQGVAIVSPRLDLPPVSPRSRQHYRSGSSSSTPISRPESKGGASSSRSSSQKSENNMSSKSKSGSAKAKRIARPSTVTLSDNSEGGSTKPKANLPTVAPKRPTFRVCYICGREFGSKSLAIHEPQCIEKWKAENARLPKHLRRPTPVKPQEVAVKGGGSYDVDAANEAAWQSSQASLVPCPTCGRTFLPDRLPVHQKGCKPKDGSSAHKTTPSATATSSPPKGGAVPKPSSSSSVPQKPRTVVCYICGREFGSKSIDIHEPQCLKKWRLENKQLPRDQRRPEPKKIGTSLMSAEERNEAAWKSAQSQMVPCGNCGRTFNPDRLPVHQRSCKPKGGASGGPNLSKTYPTPSKSKTPVVRRPATVVCYICGREFGTKSISIHEPQCMKKWHIENDQLPKSMRRPEPKKPEVRPITVGGNASGSYDIDAMNEAAWQAAQANLVPCPICGRTFLPDRLVVHQRSCKPRKTTTE
- the LOC118409429 gene encoding zinc finger protein 474-like isoform X3; amino-acid sequence: MLVCYVCGRQFGSHSIRLHEPKCLEKWHRENYKLPVGQRKRSPVKPFSLPHIDGRQTTPQENKGTKKETVSRLERPKTRTLERPKTRTLSKRPPRPGTATLENPSLPDHQIIDIDESPRTSQGVAIVSPRLDLPPVSPRSRQHYRSGSSSSTPISRPESKGGASSSRSSSQKSENNMSSKSKSGSAKAKRIARPSTVTLSDNSEGGSTKPKANLPTVAPKRPTFRVCYICGREFGSKSLAIHEPQCIEKWKAENARLPKHLRRPTPVKPQEVAVKGGGSYDVDAANEAAWQSSQASLVPCPTCGRTFLPDRLPVHQKGCKPKDGSSAHKTTPSATATSSPPKGGAVPKPSSSSSVPQKPRTVVCYICGREFGSKSIDIHEPQCLKKWRLENKQLPRDQRRPEPKKIGTSLMSAEERNEAAWKSAQSQMVPCGNCGRTFNPDRLPVHQRSCKPKGGASGGPNLSKTYPTPSKSKTPVVRRPATVVCYICGREFGTKSISIHEPQCMKKWHIENDQLPKSMRRPEPKKPEVRPITASGSYDIDAMNEAAWQAAQANLVPCPICGRTFLPDRLVVHQRSCKPRKTTTE